From a region of the Paenibacillus lutimineralis genome:
- a CDS encoding DUF5052 family protein — translation MKRKLLIMAAALAVLFVLAGCESWDRAVKDFGSNINGLQRVATVYDQGGNAIKTYKGKFDVEVNEYGNKIKFDLDGKRILIYNATVIVEEE, via the coding sequence TTGAAAAGAAAACTGTTAATTATGGCAGCTGCTCTGGCTGTCTTATTTGTGTTGGCTGGGTGTGAAAGTTGGGATCGGGCTGTCAAGGACTTTGGATCGAACATAAACGGGTTGCAGCGTGTGGCTACTGTGTATGATCAAGGCGGCAATGCAATTAAGACGTACAAGGGAAAGTTTGATGTCGAGGTCAATGAGTACGGAAACAAGATCAAGTTCGATTTAGACGGGAAACGGATCCTGATCTACAATGCGACTGTGATTGTAGAAGAAGAGTAG
- a CDS encoding ImmA/IrrE family metallo-endopeptidase, whose protein sequence is MYIDNDIFSAVTVAAKGLYPELDALIHWDPTLSGDDLKDKFSRAITFKKPEFGYTFFPDDGGTPVVGVSPHIKVTAAAEVLAHELAHVVAGKEAGHGREWSDAFDAIHKRANEIMARCWEDGS, encoded by the coding sequence GTGTACATCGACAATGATATATTTTCTGCGGTTACCGTAGCCGCCAAAGGATTGTATCCAGAGCTTGATGCTCTAATACACTGGGACCCGACACTCTCTGGAGATGACCTTAAGGATAAGTTCAGCAGGGCGATAACCTTCAAAAAGCCGGAGTTCGGATACACGTTTTTCCCAGATGATGGCGGCACGCCTGTAGTTGGGGTATCTCCGCATATCAAAGTGACGGCAGCTGCAGAGGTACTTGCTCATGAACTCGCTCATGTGGTTGCTGGTAAAGAGGCAGGACATGGCCGAGAATGGTCCGATGCTTTTGATGCTATCCACAAGCGGGCCAATGAAATAATGGCGAGGTGTTGGGAGGATGGGTCGTGA
- a CDS encoding DUF2441 domain-containing protein, with protein sequence MREVVFEEVRAEMFPDYPSRQRGLWVMPMDSKPFIYWWGNLGREGKLFSVKLTGKLHRANQDFLILNTRPLNVLRENAIKYWSGDGAQNSYQAEILFEGDVEVLEEINYTVDEKL encoded by the coding sequence TTGAGAGAGGTTGTATTTGAAGAAGTTAGAGCAGAAATGTTTCCGGACTACCCTTCACGCCAAAGAGGTCTGTGGGTAATGCCAATGGATTCAAAACCTTTTATTTATTGGTGGGGGAATCTCGGAAGAGAAGGTAAATTATTCAGTGTGAAGTTGACCGGTAAGTTACATCGTGCAAACCAAGATTTTTTAATTCTGAACACCAGACCGTTGAATGTACTACGTGAAAATGCAATCAAATATTGGTCCGGGGATGGCGCTCAGAATAGCTATCAAGCTGAAATATTATTCGAAGGTGATGTCGAGGTTTTAGAGGAGATTAATTATACGGTAGATGAAAAACTATAG
- a CDS encoding isochorismatase family protein, with protein sequence MSALNLDFSKTALVLIDLQIGITRMYGNQGVVDKAARLVEVFREKDGFIAFVKVAFHDGHDALKPETDQPARAVSYPVDWAELAPELGVSGQDYVVTKRQWGAFFGTDLDLQLRRRSIDTIVLCGVSTNIGVEGTAREAFQHGYNQIFITDAMAAASEEEHQSSCKYIFPRIGKLRTTEEFIADVGSGE encoded by the coding sequence ATGAGCGCGTTAAACCTTGATTTTAGCAAAACTGCATTGGTTCTGATCGATTTACAAATAGGGATTACGAGAATGTATGGTAACCAAGGCGTCGTGGATAAGGCAGCGAGACTGGTCGAGGTGTTCCGTGAGAAGGATGGCTTCATCGCATTTGTGAAGGTTGCATTCCATGACGGCCACGATGCCTTAAAACCGGAGACTGACCAGCCAGCTCGAGCGGTGTCATATCCGGTGGATTGGGCAGAGCTCGCTCCTGAATTGGGCGTGAGCGGGCAGGACTACGTTGTCACTAAACGCCAATGGGGAGCTTTCTTTGGTACGGATCTCGATTTACAACTTCGTCGCAGGAGCATTGACACGATTGTTCTGTGCGGGGTATCGACAAACATTGGAGTCGAAGGAACGGCAAGAGAAGCATTCCAGCACGGCTATAACCAAATTTTTATTACTGATGCGATGGCAGCTGCCTCCGAGGAAGAGCATCAATCGAGCTGTAAATATATTTTCCCGAGAATCGGCAAATTGAGAACGACAGAGGAGTTCATTGCGGATGTAGGGAGTGGGGAATAA
- a CDS encoding AbrB family transcriptional regulator: MKTLIGRSRYARVTVSLVTALIGGILFKLLHLPVPWLLGPMLTVLAGSNFMKESYEWPQQFRSVGMVIVGYTIGLSMTMPALRQMSHQLPNMLLMTVLLLLLCVGIAFINHRLSGIDYNSALLGSIPGGLTQVISLAEETEGINLLAVMMTQVIRLIMIIVIIPLLVFSPFFDHGQTVTTAAIPSTIATAAHSSSSPLIMLLFAVVCIAGAFLGKKIHLPTPLLLGPVIATATLQLLGLTGTALPGWIINAAQLLIGVNVGMMLKPGRMEHKFRTISIAIGCGLLLVVGAWGLSLLLVYVQSVSGATALLSLAPGGMDQMGIIAHEIGADLAIVAGYQLFRTFFIMFAIPPLIRLLFRIQKKKKSTKQGDIV, encoded by the coding sequence TTGAAGACGCTAATCGGGCGAAGCCGCTATGCTCGTGTTACAGTATCGCTCGTCACAGCTCTAATCGGAGGAATTCTGTTCAAGCTGTTGCATCTGCCGGTCCCTTGGCTACTAGGTCCTATGCTGACCGTGCTAGCTGGGTCTAATTTCATGAAGGAGAGCTATGAATGGCCACAGCAATTCAGAAGTGTAGGCATGGTCATCGTCGGTTACACGATCGGTTTGTCTATGACGATGCCGGCGCTAAGACAGATGTCCCACCAGCTTCCCAATATGCTGCTCATGACGGTCCTCTTGCTGCTGTTATGCGTAGGTATTGCCTTCATAAATCACAGATTATCGGGCATCGACTACAATTCCGCCCTGCTTGGAAGCATTCCCGGGGGACTCACTCAAGTGATCTCTCTTGCGGAGGAGACAGAAGGAATTAATCTTCTTGCGGTTATGATGACGCAGGTGATACGTCTCATTATGATTATCGTCATTATTCCGCTGCTCGTGTTCAGTCCTTTCTTCGATCATGGACAAACAGTTACGACCGCTGCTATTCCTTCAACGATAGCGACAGCGGCCCATAGCAGTAGCAGTCCACTTATTATGCTTCTGTTTGCTGTTGTCTGTATTGCGGGAGCATTCCTGGGGAAGAAGATTCACTTGCCGACTCCGCTATTACTGGGTCCCGTTATTGCAACAGCCACCTTGCAGCTGCTCGGTTTAACCGGTACGGCTCTGCCTGGATGGATCATTAACGCCGCACAGCTGTTGATTGGCGTAAATGTCGGCATGATGCTGAAGCCAGGCCGCATGGAGCATAAGTTCAGAACCATATCCATCGCCATCGGCTGTGGGCTCCTGCTGGTAGTTGGAGCCTGGGGCCTTAGCTTACTACTTGTCTATGTTCAATCCGTCTCAGGAGCTACAGCTCTCTTGAGCCTTGCTCCAGGAGGTATGGATCAGATGGGGATTATCGCTCATGAGATTGGTGCAGATTTGGCCATAGTTGCCGGATATCAATTATTTAGAACATTCTTTATTATGTTTGCCATACCGCCATTAATTCGTCTATTGTTTCGTATTCAAAAGAAGAAAAAATCCACTAAACAAGGAGATATTGTATGA
- a CDS encoding RrF2 family transcriptional regulator, whose translation MAQLKRFGFGLQALIVLAANDSEQCSSIEIAEQIQCEPTVLRKILSQLAEHGIVEARQGRSGGYQLTRSPEQITLVEIYKSLHEKEPQWDRMLDTTGNHLFGQKVHESFSKIMTDINTQVNQVLGTYTIRDLLD comes from the coding sequence ATGGCACAGTTAAAACGGTTTGGCTTCGGATTGCAAGCGCTAATCGTACTTGCGGCGAACGATTCGGAACAATGCTCCAGCATAGAGATTGCTGAACAAATTCAATGCGAACCGACCGTACTACGCAAAATATTATCCCAATTGGCTGAGCATGGTATTGTAGAGGCCAGGCAGGGGCGCTCTGGAGGGTATCAATTAACGCGCAGCCCGGAGCAGATTACATTGGTTGAGATATACAAGTCGCTCCATGAGAAGGAGCCACAGTGGGACCGGATGCTGGATACGACTGGGAACCATCTCTTCGGACAGAAAGTGCATGAATCGTTCTCAAAAATCATGACAGATATAAATACACAAGTGAACCAGGTGTTGGGAACGTATACGATAAGAGATCTTTTAGACTAA
- a CDS encoding DMT family transporter, which yields MSSLSRSRTILFLIFLVIMWGVNWPLSKFALEYTPPLLFAGLRTLIGGVLLILVAIPNYKKLNLRRNWPLYLLSSLLNIVLYYGLQTIGLQYLPAGLFSAIVFLQPVLLGIFSWFWLGESMYGMKMVGLFLGFLGVFEISAGGLAGHLSITGVLLAIGSALSWAFGTVYMKKTTERVDMVWMVASQLTLGGLLLLGTGSYLEKWSDITWNAPFISALFFIAIFVIALGWLVYFKLIGSGEAGKVGAFTFLIPVIAIICSVIFLGESVTWNLVAGLGMIVISILLVNIRPGTLRRASE from the coding sequence ATGTCGTCATTATCGCGCTCACGCACGATTTTATTTCTAATCTTTCTTGTAATCATGTGGGGGGTCAACTGGCCGTTGTCCAAATTTGCCCTTGAGTATACGCCTCCGTTGCTATTCGCCGGACTGCGGACATTAATCGGGGGCGTTCTGCTTATACTGGTTGCTATTCCTAACTACAAGAAGCTAAACCTGCGAAGGAATTGGCCCCTGTATCTGCTCTCCTCGTTGCTGAACATCGTACTGTACTATGGATTGCAGACGATCGGGCTGCAATATTTGCCGGCCGGATTGTTCTCTGCCATCGTATTTCTACAGCCTGTACTCCTCGGTATCTTCTCGTGGTTCTGGCTGGGAGAGTCTATGTATGGGATGAAAATGGTTGGTCTGTTCCTTGGCTTCCTCGGCGTGTTTGAGATTAGCGCTGGCGGACTGGCCGGACATCTGTCGATAACCGGTGTATTGCTTGCAATAGGCAGTGCATTAAGCTGGGCCTTTGGCACCGTGTATATGAAGAAGACGACAGAACGGGTGGATATGGTCTGGATGGTGGCCTCACAACTAACGCTGGGAGGACTGCTGCTGCTCGGAACGGGCAGTTATTTGGAGAAATGGAGCGATATTACCTGGAACGCTCCTTTTATTAGCGCTTTGTTCTTTATCGCTATCTTCGTTATTGCCCTGGGCTGGCTTGTTTACTTTAAACTGATCGGCTCTGGAGAAGCCGGGAAGGTTGGTGCGTTTACGTTCCTGATTCCGGTGATAGCTATAATATGCAGTGTTATTTTCCTTGGGGAGAGTGTGACTTGGAACCTGGTCGCGGGATTAGGCATGATTGTCATCAGTATCTTGCTGGTTAATATCAGGCCTGGGACGCTTCGCCGGGCAAGCGAGTAA
- a CDS encoding lytic polysaccharide monooxygenase has product MISSIRLSRSMTMKALTTFGVMLLTLIVVFLIADKASAHGYIDGPASRGYLCNTGQNTNCGAIQYEPQSLEAPKGFPAAGPADGKIASANGAFPELDQQSATRWTKVNMSAGTNTFHWTLTANHATTSWKYYITKENWNPNAALTRDSFDLTPFCSVSYDGTQPPKSYSDTCNVPQRSGYHVILAVWEIADTPNAFYNVIDVNFSGTNPGDNQPPTAPVSLTASNVTANTVTLSWGASSDNVGVTGYNVYNGSTLVGSVPGSTLSYTVTGLTPDTSYTFNVKAVDAAGNQSSASSVTVKTGQAAADKEAPTAPGNLHVMGTPTASSVDLMWSASTDNVGVTGYRVYQGTNLVATVSGSTTDYKVTGLNASTSYTFTVYAVDAAGNVSAASNSVQATTAAAPAAQPWAVGVSYASGDLVSYNGSVYECLQPHTSSVGWEPTNVPALWLLKA; this is encoded by the coding sequence ATGATTAGTTCAATTCGTTTATCTCGTTCTATGACAATGAAGGCGCTTACAACATTTGGGGTTATGCTGCTTACACTAATCGTCGTGTTCCTGATTGCAGACAAGGCTTCTGCACATGGTTATATCGATGGTCCGGCGAGCCGTGGATATCTATGTAATACAGGACAAAATACTAATTGCGGAGCGATTCAGTATGAACCGCAAAGTCTTGAAGCTCCAAAAGGCTTTCCGGCAGCCGGCCCAGCCGATGGGAAAATCGCCAGTGCGAATGGCGCCTTCCCTGAACTGGACCAGCAATCAGCTACACGTTGGACGAAAGTAAATATGTCTGCCGGAACGAACACTTTCCATTGGACACTGACTGCAAACCATGCTACAACCAGTTGGAAGTATTATATCACAAAGGAGAACTGGAATCCGAATGCTGCGCTCACACGTGATTCATTCGATCTGACTCCATTCTGCTCCGTTAGTTATGACGGGACACAGCCACCGAAGAGTTATTCCGACACTTGTAATGTTCCGCAACGTTCGGGGTATCATGTAATCCTCGCTGTCTGGGAGATCGCCGATACGCCTAATGCATTTTATAACGTGATCGATGTTAATTTTAGCGGTACAAATCCTGGCGACAACCAGCCTCCTACCGCTCCGGTATCTCTCACAGCTAGTAACGTTACAGCCAACACAGTAACGCTCTCCTGGGGAGCATCTTCCGATAATGTAGGTGTAACAGGCTATAATGTATATAACGGAAGCACACTGGTAGGCTCGGTGCCTGGTTCGACGCTGAGCTATACGGTGACTGGATTGACTCCGGATACGTCCTATACGTTCAATGTAAAGGCGGTTGATGCCGCAGGCAATCAGTCGAGCGCCAGCTCCGTTACTGTGAAGACTGGGCAGGCTGCAGCTGATAAAGAGGCGCCTACCGCTCCAGGGAATTTGCACGTCATGGGAACGCCTACTGCATCCAGCGTAGATCTGATGTGGAGCGCGTCCACGGACAATGTGGGCGTCACAGGTTATCGTGTATACCAAGGAACGAACCTGGTTGCTACAGTCTCTGGTTCGACGACCGATTATAAGGTGACAGGTCTGAATGCTAGTACGTCTTATACATTCACGGTATATGCCGTAGATGCTGCAGGCAATGTATCCGCCGCTAGCAATTCGGTTCAGGCTACTACAGCGGCAGCGCCTGCTGCTCAGCCTTGGGCTGTGGGTGTCTCCTATGCGAGCGGGGACCTGGTAAGCTATAACGGGTCGGTCTATGAGTGCCTCCAACCTCATACTTCATCGGTTGGCTGGGAGCCTACCAACGTTCCTGCGCTCTGGCTGCTGAAAGCTTAA
- a CDS encoding radical SAM protein, which yields MKYKFLELENPNHYDLEALEVGVTSNCNFKCSYCCAYSRDDNQSIGAKEVISILQDVPTIRRVRLSGGEVTLKYQDCLDIVRYCSTHGIETQLNTNASLLNATRVQQLEEAGVTTIHISFNFTTAEEFSRYYKLHPSVYTKIRENIALCAQASFDTVLETLLFEETTHHLTEIADHVYALGVRTHEIQNSISMGHSGWSAIAAREDLKKAVQELIAHRREDSTIYFTCMDRFAQELGFEEQPGVYFSNCIEGKKQLHLHGNGDVLISELCYPVIIGNIYKGTVLKDIYKNMPDKLADFLERQPCPALEAMFPSHS from the coding sequence GTGAAATATAAATTCCTTGAATTAGAAAATCCGAACCATTATGATCTGGAAGCCCTTGAGGTTGGCGTAACATCCAACTGCAATTTCAAGTGCAGCTACTGCTGTGCATATAGCCGGGATGACAATCAGAGCATTGGCGCCAAAGAGGTTATCTCCATTCTCCAGGATGTCCCTACGATTCGCAGAGTACGACTATCCGGTGGCGAAGTAACTTTGAAATATCAGGATTGTCTGGACATTGTCAGATATTGCTCGACGCATGGCATCGAGACCCAACTCAACACCAATGCCAGCCTGCTTAATGCCACTCGCGTGCAGCAATTAGAGGAGGCCGGAGTAACGACGATTCATATCTCCTTTAACTTCACAACCGCCGAAGAGTTCTCCCGATATTACAAGCTGCATCCAAGCGTATATACGAAAATAAGGGAAAATATCGCTCTTTGTGCCCAAGCTTCCTTCGATACTGTGCTGGAGACACTACTGTTTGAAGAGACAACTCACCATCTGACGGAAATCGCAGATCATGTATACGCACTTGGTGTGCGTACGCATGAAATCCAGAACAGTATCAGCATGGGCCATAGTGGCTGGTCAGCGATTGCTGCCCGCGAAGATCTGAAGAAAGCCGTTCAAGAGCTCATTGCCCATCGTAGAGAGGACAGCACTATTTATTTCACCTGTATGGATCGCTTCGCTCAAGAACTTGGCTTTGAGGAACAACCAGGAGTCTACTTCTCCAACTGTATTGAAGGGAAGAAGCAATTGCATCTGCACGGCAACGGCGATGTACTGATCTCAGAGCTATGCTATCCGGTGATCATCGGTAATATTTATAAAGGCACAGTACTTAAAGATATATACAAGAACATGCCTGACAAACTTGCCGACTTCTTGGAAAGACAGCCTTGCCCAGCATTAGAAGCCATGTTCCCTTCACACAGCTAA
- a CDS encoding YjcZ family sporulation protein gives MSGCGEVGGIGGGGLWGSTGAILVLFILLVIITSTFCF, from the coding sequence ATGTCAGGTTGTGGAGAGGTCGGCGGCATCGGCGGCGGAGGTCTGTGGGGATCCACAGGAGCCATTTTGGTTTTGTTTATTCTGCTCGTTATTATTACTAGTACGTTCTGTTTCTAA
- a CDS encoding DedA family protein: protein MNVLDWIERMFEQYGYFVLLLGLPVDFIALPLPPGQTTLTYTGYLVYKGVLDLLPAIFMAYAGSVIGITVTYVLGYQIGAPIIERFGKWVLVKPAHLERTRRIYEKYGNKMLFISFFVPGVRQFFGYFVGIIRIPFRTFALFAYPGAAIWVLAFIGIGNIFGEQWQRIFMLVQRYLGFFFAALGIIVLTILIVRWRKWWLKKPNNKPMQ, encoded by the coding sequence ATGAATGTATTGGATTGGATAGAACGAATGTTTGAACAATATGGATATTTTGTGTTATTGCTCGGATTACCAGTTGATTTCATTGCCTTACCGTTGCCGCCAGGTCAGACGACGTTGACGTATACAGGATATCTGGTCTACAAAGGGGTGCTGGACCTGCTGCCTGCCATATTCATGGCCTATGCCGGTTCTGTCATCGGAATTACGGTGACCTATGTGCTTGGGTATCAGATTGGGGCCCCGATTATAGAACGGTTCGGGAAGTGGGTGCTGGTTAAGCCTGCCCATTTGGAAAGAACGAGAAGAATCTACGAGAAATACGGCAATAAAATGCTGTTCATTAGCTTTTTTGTCCCTGGAGTTAGACAATTTTTTGGCTATTTTGTTGGCATCATTCGTATTCCTTTTCGAACCTTTGCTCTGTTTGCCTACCCTGGAGCGGCGATATGGGTGCTTGCATTTATTGGCATCGGGAACATATTTGGCGAGCAGTGGCAGCGGATTTTTATGCTGGTTCAGCGATATCTAGGCTTTTTCTTCGCCGCTCTTGGCATTATTGTGCTGACGATCCTGATTGTACGCTGGCGCAAATGGTGGCTAAAGAAGCCTAATAATAAGCCGATGCAGTGA
- the pstB gene encoding phosphate ABC transporter ATP-binding protein PstB, whose amino-acid sequence MQNIELSTKDLNVFYGEKHAVKQISLDFASKQVTALIGPSGCGKSTFLRSLNRMNDLIEGSRITGEIWIGNENINDPKTDVVLLRQRIGMVWQRPNPFHKSIYENIAFGPRYHGIRDRKKLDQIVEESLVKAALWEETKDRLHQSALSLSGGQQQRLCIARSIAVSPSIILMDEPSSALDPVSSAKIEELIAELKEEYCIIIVTHNMQQAARVSDKTAFFLMGELVEYDETSMIFTNPSDQRTDDYISGRFG is encoded by the coding sequence ATGCAAAATATAGAATTGTCTACAAAAGATTTGAATGTATTCTATGGTGAGAAACATGCGGTTAAGCAAATCTCACTGGACTTTGCCTCCAAGCAGGTCACGGCTCTGATCGGTCCTTCCGGCTGCGGTAAATCGACTTTCCTGCGCAGTCTTAACCGGATGAACGATCTGATTGAAGGATCTCGCATTACCGGAGAGATCTGGATCGGCAATGAGAATATTAATGATCCGAAGACTGACGTGGTACTGCTGCGGCAGAGGATTGGGATGGTATGGCAGCGTCCGAATCCGTTCCATAAATCGATCTATGAGAATATCGCTTTTGGTCCGCGCTATCACGGCATTCGCGACCGTAAGAAGCTGGATCAGATTGTGGAGGAATCATTGGTCAAGGCCGCACTGTGGGAGGAGACCAAGGATCGTCTACATCAGTCTGCATTATCCTTGTCAGGAGGCCAGCAGCAGCGTCTCTGCATTGCCAGATCGATAGCGGTTAGTCCTAGCATCATATTGATGGATGAGCCTTCATCTGCACTAGATCCGGTATCTTCGGCGAAGATTGAAGAACTGATCGCTGAGCTGAAGGAGGAATACTGCATTATCATCGTTACCCATAATATGCAGCAGGCCGCTCGTGTATCGGATAAGACTGCATTCTTCTTAATGGGAGAACTCGTGGAGTATGATGAGACGAGTATGATCTTTACGAACCCATCGGATCAGCGGACTGATGATTATATATCTGGTAGATTTGGTTAA
- the pstA gene encoding phosphate ABC transporter permease PstA, producing MSAKTKDKVATAVIVTLAGIIVLIMAGLLGFILVRGLGHVSFHFLTSAPQTIKEGGGIGPQLFNSLFLLVLTMIITVPLGLGAGIYMSEYAKPGKITDTIRLIVEVLSSFPSIVVGLFGLLVIVNTFGLGFSLFSGALALTVFNLPLMVRITEQGMSGVPAAQKEASLALGISKWKTIKSIMLPISMPVILTGTILAAGRVFGEAAALLFTAGMSSPRLDFTNWNPLSPTSPLNPFRPAETLAVHIWKINSEGLAPDAPQIAAGASAVLILTVLIFNLLARWVGRLMLKKFTAAK from the coding sequence ATGAGTGCTAAAACAAAAGATAAAGTAGCTACCGCCGTTATTGTCACTCTGGCTGGGATTATCGTCCTTATCATGGCCGGTTTGCTCGGCTTCATTCTGGTCCGAGGACTCGGACATGTCAGCTTCCACTTCTTGACCTCTGCACCGCAGACGATCAAGGAGGGCGGGGGGATCGGGCCGCAGTTATTTAATTCCTTATTCCTGCTTGTATTAACTATGATCATTACGGTCCCTTTAGGTCTTGGCGCGGGTATCTATATGAGTGAATATGCCAAGCCAGGTAAAATTACAGATACGATTCGTCTGATTGTCGAAGTGCTCTCTTCTTTCCCATCGATTGTAGTTGGCTTGTTCGGTTTGCTCGTCATTGTAAATACTTTTGGACTTGGCTTCTCACTGTTCTCCGGCGCGCTTGCCTTGACCGTCTTCAATTTGCCGCTGATGGTACGGATTACGGAACAGGGCATGTCCGGTGTTCCTGCTGCACAGAAGGAAGCGAGTCTTGCGCTCGGTATTTCCAAATGGAAGACGATCAAATCCATTATGCTGCCGATTTCGATGCCAGTGATATTGACCGGAACCATTCTAGCAGCTGGCCGGGTATTCGGTGAAGCCGCAGCTTTGTTATTCACGGCAGGAATGAGTAGTCCAAGACTGGATTTCACCAATTGGAATCCGCTCAGCCCAACTTCGCCGCTGAATCCTTTCCGTCCGGCTGAGACACTGGCTGTACACATCTGGAAGATCAATTCTGAGGGGCTGGCCCCGGATGCTCCGCAGATTGCCGCTGGTGCTTCCGCTGTGCTGATTTTGACGGTGCTTATCTTCAACCTGCTGGCACGCTGGGTTGGTCGTCTCATGCTGAAGAAATTTACGGCTGCGAAATAG
- the pstC gene encoding phosphate ABC transporter permease subunit PstC, producing the protein MSQSGGKQKVKQHVIEEWTGKILTSFCIVLLVVIIFSMVYFVATKGLSAFFQNGIKISEIFGTTWKPDGEPPLFGALPFIIGSFSTSLLAAVIAAPLGVSAALFMVEIMPNIGRKYLQPVIELLAGIPSVVYGFVGLSVIVPFYRTIFPGQGLGIAAGATVLSIMILPTITSIATDALASLPAGLKEGSYALGATRWQTLSRTVIPTTMPALMTGIVLGMARAFGEALAVQMVIGNAPHIPKSLFESTSTLTSVITLSMGNTVMGSMQNNVLWTLALILMLMTFVFVFIVRRLERRAQR; encoded by the coding sequence ATGAGTCAGTCCGGTGGAAAACAAAAAGTCAAACAGCATGTTATCGAAGAATGGACCGGAAAAATATTAACCTCCTTTTGTATCGTCCTGCTCGTTGTAATTATTTTCTCCATGGTATACTTTGTGGCGACAAAAGGATTGAGTGCATTTTTTCAAAACGGAATTAAAATCAGTGAAATATTCGGAACGACCTGGAAACCGGATGGAGAGCCACCTCTTTTCGGTGCTTTGCCGTTTATCATAGGCTCATTCAGTACTTCCCTGCTGGCTGCTGTCATTGCTGCACCGCTTGGCGTCAGCGCGGCATTATTTATGGTCGAGATTATGCCTAATATCGGGAGAAAATATTTGCAGCCGGTGATCGAGCTGTTAGCCGGAATACCTTCGGTAGTATATGGCTTCGTCGGCCTTAGTGTTATCGTACCGTTCTACCGCACTATTTTCCCAGGTCAGGGTCTTGGTATTGCTGCGGGTGCGACGGTACTCTCGATTATGATTCTGCCTACCATCACGTCGATCGCGACCGATGCGCTCGCTTCTCTTCCGGCCGGACTGAAGGAGGGCTCCTATGCGCTTGGAGCGACTAGGTGGCAGACGCTGTCGCGTACGGTCATTCCAACGACGATGCCTGCGCTTATGACAGGGATCGTGCTTGGAATGGCGCGTGCTTTCGGTGAAGCTTTGGCCGTCCAGATGGTTATCGGTAACGCACCGCATATCCCTAAATCTCTATTTGAATCGACTTCAACATTGACGAGTGTCATCACACTCAGCATGGGTAATACAGTAATGGGCTCAATGCAAAATAATGTACTGTGGACGTTGGCGTTGATTCTGATGCTGATGACCTTCGTCTTCGTCTTTATTGTCCGCCGGCTTGAAAGGAGAGCACAGCGATGA